The Cololabis saira isolate AMF1-May2022 chromosome 5, fColSai1.1, whole genome shotgun sequence genome segment aggcagatggaaaattactgagtctgtctgttttattttcaatataattgttgattctataatctgaccttgacagagcagtttggccgatcgctctggtcacaatctccctggtggaatgtaaacaaggtgactctgcccccactaaccctcccctctcaggaacatctgtggacctgtttcaggactgaccgagccgcctgataacatcagggacattggctgaggagcagctctgagcgaagttcacggacttaccgctcacacacacacttgctgataaccacaccaacctcatctcaacgccttcctggctataagtcttgtgatgatgatgttaaatttgtcatgttgctttctgtgctgaggtgttcttttgcactttctcactgtgtatttgtacacagtgtgaagatgccttttttttcgTTGTGGTCGACTGGCCGGCAGCTGAGCAGATTTACTGTACTTGTATTGCTGCTTAGTTGTCctgaattgcccctcggggatgaataaagtttctctgaatctgaatctgaatatcagctgtagagaacaaggtagtgccgaaaaacaatatataccccctcacaaaaaataaagaaaaatctcaaaaataagaaaaatagagaaacatattttctcatcaacaaagcatattttacataaacatatattgaaattttcaagtaacaaaataacatatttgaaccatttttcagattttttcagttattttattgtctgaaaaatggttcaaatatgttattttgttattttaaaaatttaaaattttgtGAGGGaagatatatattgtttttcggcactaccttgttctctatagctgatataacatgaattactcctatgtgggatcaataaagttcttatttttgccatctgagaaaattaaatatattatatttggtgcctaactgtttcccaagtatattagtgcgtgtgtgaatgaataaatgagacgtaaaacgtacatttctttgtagaaaggcgctttatgaaaataagtccatttacttgtattagtttacagcgcagtcttgaacatccaatatggtggagacgttgacgtatcgcagcagcgggcaaaaccactcgatgcggcgtctacgtatatatgtctatgatttcaagagcgactcgcagtggcttgtttttttttttgaaagaacAGTGGAAGTACAGAAATCTGTTCCGTGGTCAAATTCCGAGGTGGAGACCTCCTTAagcctggtggctgaggaaaaTATCCAGAGAGACGTtaagcagcttctctccaaccttcttcttctgatctgggtatgaAAAGAGACGAGggcgaggcgagtggagtcgggccgagtaggtactagtggaaaagcaacaTTAAGCAACAGTGGACAGGAGGGTCAGTGATGACACATGGGGGGCCTCACTACTAAGTCCTctagaaaacatttttgtatttgCAAAATAACTTTCCCCAGAAGATCtgctagcccaggggtcggcaacccaaaatgttttagagccatattggaccaaaaacacaaaaaacaaatatgtctggagccgcaaaaaatgaaaagtcttgtatcagaattagaatgaagacaacacatgctgcatgtttctatattagttagaactgggtcctcggctgcaaatgtagctgctaatgtctttccacgtgACTCTTTTTATTACGCCAAtccacggaagagtattagggccaggcaggagaaaaataaaataatattttagaggaggaagatttttttttcattatgcacttcgagaaaaaagtggaaatgttgaaaaaaagttgatagagttggtagaggatggcaatgcccaggactgtcacttaggtacgagcactgggtgataaaatgggaaaaaatcggggataaaaaatataaaaaaaaaaaaaaaaaaaaagaaaaattgaaatgtcaagattaatgttgaagtgcaatctcgagaaaaaagccgaaatgtcgagaaaaaagtcgaaatgtcgagattaaaaggaaaagggaagaaaaaaagagaaaaaaaggaaaaaaagaagaaaaaaagaagaaaaaaaagaggaaaaaagggaaaaaaaaggaaaaaaggaaaaaaaaaaaggtcaaacatttttgaaaaagctccaggagccaccagggcggcgctgaagagccgcgggttgccgacccctgctctagcctGTATAAAGATTTCCAACTGTCCCAAGCCTGTAAAacaaaaccagtttaaacccTGCAGATCCCAGTCCGTCCTCCGGGGAGCTGCTAGTGCGTGACAAACACCTGCTTGGGTCCATAATCCTCCTCCACCGTCTCCtccgccgcctcctcctcctccctccaccGGAAGGGCCGGGCCGCCCCGTTGCTCCGGTTGTGGCAGCTGAGCTCGGGGTCGTGCAGCAGGTTCCACATCAGCCAGATCTGGGGCACGCTCAGACTGTGCACCACCATCAGCTCCCGGTAGAAACACGGGTCGAACGTCTGCAGGTGCGGCGCCGAGGACGGCCGGGGGATCCCGAAGGTCCGGAAGCCTTGGTGGCGCGAAGGCTTGACGCCGATCAGCTGCAGACACATCCCCAGAAACACGTCGTCTATCGGGTACAGCTCCACCTGGACGGGAGGTTAGACATCATGATTAATGACACATTCAACACTGATACGCTGGATACAAGGGATTAACCCTGGGGCTGTctctgggtcaagggaggaggaagggaggaagggagggaagaaggaaggaaggaaggaaggaaggaaggaagtaggaaagggagtaaggagaaaagaaggaatgaaggaaagaaggaagtaaggaagaaaggagaagagaaggaatgaaggaaagaagggagaaaagatggaaggaagggagaaaggaaggaaagaaggaaggaagtaggaaagggagtaaggaagggagaaaagatggaaggaaggaaagaagggagaaaagatggaaggaaaggagaaaggaaggaaagaaggaaaggaggaagtaaggaagaaaggagaaaaagaaggaaagaaggaaggaagtaagtaggaaagggagtaagggagggagaaaagatggaagggagggagaaaggagaaaagaaggaaagaagaaaggaagtaggaaaggaagaaaggaagtaggaaaggaaggaaggaagggagaaaagatggaaggaaggaaagaaggaagtaaggaagaaaggagaaaagaaggaaagaaggaaggaagtaggaaagggagtaaggaagggagaaaagaagaaggtaataaaggaaggaattacgaaagggaggtaggaagaaaaaggagtaaaggagggtaaaaaaggaggaaaagaggaaaaaagaaggaaggagagagcatggcaggaggaaggaaggatagaagaattttgacccaaagacagcacaaggggtAAAGCTCCGTTCAAACCTGTTGACAGGCGGAGCCGAGTTTCCGGGCCGTGTGGCCCGACATCACGAACCCTCCTCCCCCGGCGTAGTTGGGGTACAGGCCGACTCCGTACACAAACTCAGGGACGTAATACTTGGACGAGCGTCGGCGTATGGGTTTAGCGTGGACAATAATATCGCCGATAAACAGATCCTCCTCCGGGGCTTGATCTTGGAGCATTTCCAGTATGTTTTCCACGTTGACGTACACGTCAGCGTCGCCTTTGAAGATGAACCTGCACGGAGGAAGATGAAACTATCAGAGAAAAATCCTGTGAGTCGGAGAAAAGTCTTCACACAGTTTCTTTGgcactgactgtgtttccagcatcaataacccttttaaaacccaaatattggcaataacccaaatttgcacggccatgtaaacaccaataacccctttgaataacccgaatttgctcatattggggtttttaaaaaccccaatatgacccctgggttactccttttaaaacctgaatattgggtcatgtaaacaccaaacagaatatccccatcaaacggaacaggaatttgttttctgcacatgttctgttcacaaggaatcctggtcttttgagtccaggaagttcttataaacacggagaaaccaagaccaggaggagactaatcacttcataaatgtaatgaaggatatgaacatttctgcatttgtagacggtaggaagtaccgggatagaagatttacaagaaggtcagcgaaaagttgcgtgaagcagcatttgttttgaatttggatacaggaagaagaagcagaaatgacgggaattacgtcatgatgttctccgtgcgtcgctggtttgatccagatttcccaaatgattaatcaccatgtaaactgaatattctgaatgtttcagtaaccggaatattagcaataaccaggggtgaaagtaagcCGGTACGATCCGGTACTCCGTACCACCAAAAGATTCTGTGCCGGTACGCAGTACCgggaaaaaaacacacgaattgctgacaataatttCCACATACAGCAGGTCTCGAACCCTCAATCTCTCACACCAAAGACAGCGACACTACCGCTCAGCCATGACTCAGCTCTGCCTGTTTTAACTGACTGAGCGAGCAGAGAcgaacatagcgatataatctaACTGAGTCCCGACCTGTTTTTTCAAttcactatttgtgcttttgtgaatagcgtattccagtctttacttcctaaacacacacactgcatggaagggagcatttgatttattgttcacgtaacgttACTATTTCTTTCTCTTCCGGCTCTCtgtgaaggcggacgcttttctgctcctctcccttctctatctgccctgctactgcttttgtcctgtctcgtcttcagagtctctccttttcactcccccgaaactctacaatcatggaattgattaactggtctctcagcacaattgaccaaatttttgcgacgagaagtcagggggtaagggagcccccctgccccgatgggacattttttgctggatacacaatggattcctggaaacattggaaaccgttgtgtttggcaatcctgtctgtcgaggacgttgaactTTCAGACGATGAACACttagactttaacgttgggggagcaaaaccgcaagctggatgcgattctcgaacagaatcgcagactggcggcggtctttgagctcattggcaagatggagaagaccttggagaagttcaaaagctcggcttggcgggaattgatcacaaatttgtctgtttggagtcgccattgatgaaccagagactaaaggcagacggaaaattactgagtctgtctgttctttgcaatataattgttgattctataatctggcattgacagggcggttttggccgatcgctctggtcacaatctccctggtggaatgtaaacaaggtgactctgcccccactaaccctcccctctcaggaacatctgtggactgttttcagaactgaccgatccgcctgataacatcaaggacattggctgagagcagctctgagcgaagttcacggacttaccgctcacacacacacttgcccCCCCCAACGCAttctccgggtttcgagcgccacgaagccgcggcgatcacttggatgtactgtgcTGGGACTTCCCCCCCCCGTAACCcccacacacccacatgcaagtcctgtaatgatgtttgttgctttgtgtgccgaggtgttttttgcaccttgacactgcatattatactcagtgtgaagatgggttttttctcctccacccccccctatcccagtgttacccttggaAAAATAGGCACATAATACCATCgtgtcgccgccggtgtatccgaagtcaaaaacagttttctaaactGCCAATAATAAACCTGATTCGGATTCTGATTCAGATTTTTTCACGACCAAACCACCaaacctttatttatgtcatttgcacctacgggcaaggacaaaaaataaatgattccaccaaaattccaaagatttttgtggttggctgacacattacagcatatttcaaatatgctagTAAATAATCACACGCCAAACAATCCCAAATATGATATTTGTGATTGATTTTCATTCCtcgtttcaggaaaaaaaaagaaaaaagcatcaaaaacgttttttttctatgttttaagtgttttgctTTGATGACAAAAATGCTTAAgaagttattttccatttcaatgcacacattgtaagagacattttgagacattttactCATCTTTTACTCTTTCTTCATTTATGTGCCCAATGTTCTGAAAAATCAAAGACAGACTTGTTAACTGTTCAGCTGCTGATGAATTTAACTGTAAATTTATtctaatttgaaacaaaacaaattgttatgattttcaaagttttgtcaacatttacaaATTATTCTGTGACAATCCTTGGTCCAGACTGGCCTTTATTTACaccatttaaataaatcatttgctataggcctatgcagtgttgtgtttctaatttctacaccgtacaagctttaaaaaattgaatgcgtgttcagggatgaagaaactggtggtgggaggaggacAAGGTGAAGGTTGGGGTCGTAGTACCAGCAACAACTTTAATCTACTTTCACAcctggcaataacccgaattttgactgcatgtaaacgtagtgacTGACTTGACATGAGGACAGCTGGTGTTGACCCATTCCAGGAAGTGTGTTTCCTTCAGCGTCAGGTTGAAGAAAGTGTCCTCAAAGTCCCAGAGCAGGATGTCCCTGAAGCTCCGGCTCTCGTAGGCCAGGAGTCGGTCCCAGAGCGGCAGCGCCGTGCGGTTCCTGGGAACCCCCAGCAGGAACACGGTACGGATAGATACGCCGTGTTGAACATTCCCTTCCTTGCCCCATGTTCTACGCACCACCTGCAACAATCAGGGGGAGAAAGACACGGTTTGATTCacacacggagcaaaaacgctggtgttttcatgcgttttggccgttcgtttacacgaaaacaaagctcaaagtctccaaaaaccatcatttctgaaaactctggccaaagtggagatttgcaaaatttccgtcttcacgtttgcttgtaaacagagggaaactgagacttaggccacgtttacacatagccgggtatttacaaaaacggatatttccccctctacagtacgttttgaaaaataccataatttccaggaacctgcataaatatctgttaaggtgctatgagcagccaaacctacagggggcagtgtaacgagaagataaagtcatgctagccaatcagaatcctggaaaaaaacatcaacaaatgacacaaggtCAAACAAATTgtttaatagaataaagtcgtaatatgagaataaagtcgtaaaatgagaataaagttgtaatattatgagaataaacttgtaacattacgagaagtcgtaacattacgagaataaagttgtaatattatgagaataaagtcgtaatattatgagaatataatttatgagaactttaacaggaagagcatcttctccctgtgttaaaatgaggaatattgagcatcttgtgaagttatatttatatatttataatatatttaatattacgactttattctcgtaatattacgactttattctcgtaattttacgactttattctcgtaattttacgactttattctcatattactatgactttattcttgtaatttccattttttttgtcttagtttggccctaatactccgtcgtactaacAAGGGCTGAGAGGGAATctgtcaaaaatcataaagtttttgatatttggcatggtgttagttatggacataaggtttaaAAAACCACCTCAAACAAAtggtgacgccccctagtggccggtttgcaggaaattcaaaatggctcccgcagaaaagaccaaaggtcaaatctcagcttctcttagtcctagattgttgaatattgtcactttctctacttttttggtgctaggaattcaattctgagataaatttcatatttcaaggtcatgttgaaggtcaaatttaattttcaaggtcattttttgcccaaaaaactGCATAGGctatctctagaattaagtcacatagaaagattatTTCGGGCTCTAGAtccatattttcacccccaaggaaatgcaattttctgtttatggacaggtcactatcgctgtagtgtcaataatctgattgggtgagaacagtggattcattcattcattcattcattcattcattcattcattcattcattcattcattcattcattcattcattcagtcttaagatgaacagaacctcagaactaagtcacagtgaaagaataggattttgttaaaataacacactaaacatcagctgtgcatatttaaactcactaACACCTACAATTCTGCCTTTATCGCCTccttattgattcattttgaatttcctgcaaaccggccactagggggcgtcaccatttgtttgcggtggtttttgaaaaccttatgtccataactaacaccatcccaaatatcaaaaacttgtcaccaagtgcaggattttcatgaattccctccaGCTATAAGGGCTCATGTGCAagtacttttctcttttttttacctgGCGTTTATCAAAATCAGCTGCAGTGGACTTGACAGCGATGAGCATGTAGGGAGAATCAGATCCCGGTTCTCCTGCAGCGAGACATTTCTCCGGCTGGTCGATGAGCAGCTGGAAGTTTCTCTTGTCCTTTTCTCTCAGATAGCCCTCAAAGTCGAACAGCGGCATCGTTGGCAGGGGATTCCTCGCCGTCTGGGTCGGCAGAACTTTCTTCCTGCGTGACTTGGGCTTGGTTTGAAGTTTGGATTTAGTTTTCAGGGATTTGGGTTTGTGCTGGGGCTTACAGGGAGGCAGCTGTGTCTTTGATGGGAACTGGAAAATAGCAAAGACAGGATATTAAAGAAATACTGCAAGTGGTTTGGCTGGGGGGGGCGGTTATGCAACGCCATCtcattcaaaattaaataaatactacaattattaaatattcaattaaataaattggtggaccccaggaagattagtagctgctgtgcagctgctaatggggatccaatcaaataaacaaatagattaatataacaatgcaataaatacaaaaagtacttaatgaaatctttatttttttaaatgacaacttttttaattcatgacaaagtacaggactgtctcagaaaattagaatattgtgattttctgtaatgcaattaaaaaacaaaaatgtcatacattctggattcattacaaatcaactgaaatattgcaagccttttattattttaatattgctgattatggtttacagtttaagattaagattcccagaatattctaattttttgagataggatatttgagttttcttaagctgtaaaccatgatcagcaatattaaaataataaaaggcttgcgatatttcagttgatttgtaatgaatccagaatgtatgacacttttgtttttgtaattgcattacagaaaatcacaatattcaaattttctgagacagtcctgtaagagtAAGACTTGGACAGGGATTTACGTCCCAGTTGATATAGGGAACTCTTTgagcttaaaaaacaaaaaaggcaacAGTTCCTTTGTGCcagtgtgaatgaatgaatgagatcTCACCCCTGGGGGCCCCGGGCTCCCTTTGGCCCCGCTGGCTCCCAGCAGAGTCCGGCTGGCGCTGGTGGAGCCGTGGATCTCCAGCTTCCACACAGGCCTGCTCCATCCTGGGGAGAGCACCACCTGCAAACATAGCTGAGGTTAGAGGTCACGGGAGGGAGTGGGGGGACTTCACCGTCCAGAGATTACAAGACTAATACAGGGAACAGGCAGGACCGAacagatgagacttcacagcCGGTTAATGTACACCCCCTGAGTGTCGGAGaaactgagtgtcagaaagactgagtgtcagaaagactgagtgtcagaaagactgagtgtcagaaagactgagtgtcagaaagactgagtgtcagaaacactgagtgtcagaaagactgagtgtcagaaagactgagtgtcagaaagactgagtgacagaaagactgagtgacagaaagactgagtggcagaaagactgagtgacagaaagactgagtggcagaaagactgagtggcagcgtaaactttcagtttgagcaactggaaaacatctaaaatgggaaagagctgttgtgcgatcgactgtactcatagatttagcaagaaatcagagttatcgttttacagactgacgaaaaataagctaaagagagacaaatggatcgctgcaattcacagaaacaactggattccaggcaccgaaacgtggatttgtggttcctatttgtatcaggtaatgttggatttttgggtagctaacgttaaacggtcaaatcataaagttcagtgtcctcatcactttaatttctacaataAATCCtgtcttgaagtcggaccaagcgtcaagacttttgtatcttcaagctttgcttcatgtatttccccggcgtagaaattaagtacatataaatatcaggaaactggattcgtagccaaatattaatgtccatggaccactggttcttggtaactgtaccaaatattaatgtccatggaccactggttcttggtaactgtaccaaatattaatgtccatggaccactggttcttggtaactgtaccaaatattaatgtccatggaccactggttcttggggtaactgtaccaaatattaatgtccatggaacactggttcttggggtaactgtaccaaatattaatgtccatggaccactggttcttggtaactgtaccaaatattaatgtccatggaccactggttcttggtaactgtaccaaatattaatgtccatggaccactggttcttggggtaactgtaacaaatattaatgtccatggaccactggttcttggtaactgtaccaaatattaatgtccatggaccactggttcttggtaactgtaccaaatattaatgtccatggaccactggttcttggtaactgtaccaaatattaatgtccatggaccactggttcttggtaactgtaccaaatattaatgtccatggaccactggttcttggtaactgtaccaaatattaatgtccatggaccactggttcttggtaactgtaccaaatattaatgtccatggaccactggttcttggggtaactgtacgggtcactgtcaagtccaactgactttaatttaagctgataatcagcttttatcccgtcttctccactagttgcagctgtttttgctgatgtttttaccCCTCAGGtccagtaagggggctggtccagtggagaagtgacatcaatgcagaccgTCTATACATCTATCaattaaaaaattagaaaaggTGATTGGATGCAGTTTCTTTACTGCAACTGGTTCCCTACCTGATGGGTGTATAGCAGCAGACAGAAGAGCACGAGCAGCACCAACGTGCACATCACGTCTCCCTTGACGTGGAGGATCCTCCTCACCATCGCCACCTTCCTCAGCATCTCGGGAACACACTTAATTAATACTTAATGAAGTATTAAACAGGAATGCATCTCCAGAGAGCTGGAGGGAACGAGGCTTGAGaacccgcagcagcagcagcatcaccgcCCCACCGCCTTCAGTCCTCAGGCATGTGCTGTCGTACTCGCGACCGTTTTACCAAATCAAGAAGTTGCTTTAGGTGAATAAAAACTCAGCTTGACTCCAAACGTTGTCCCTCATGTTGTTAGTGTGTGAGTTTCTCTCCATCTTCAGTGTGTGGGAGTGTCCTAGacaacaacagaaacaacagTCACGCTGATGGACAAACTCCTaactgaaggaaggaaggaaggaaggaaggaaggaaggaaggaaggaaggaaggaaggaaggaaggaaggaaggaaggaaggaaggaaaggagaaaagaaggaaagaagggaagaagggaggaaagaaggaaggaaggaaagaagagaggaaagaaggatggaagggagaaaagaaggaaagaagggaggaaagaaggagggaaggaaagaagggaggaaggaaggaagggaaaaagaaggaagggagggaggaaagaaggaaggaaggaaagaagggagaaaaaaaggaaagaaggaaggaaggaaggaaggaaggaaggaaggaaggaaggaaggaaggaaggaaggaaggaaggaaggaaggaaggaaggaaggaagggagggaggaaagaaggaaggaaggaaggaagggaaaaaagaaggaaggaaggaaggaaggaaggaaagaaggaaggaaggaaagaagggaggaaagaaggaagaaatgtaaaaaagaaggacggaagggaggaaggaaagaaaggagggaggaaagaaggaaggatggggaAAAGTAggatggaagaaaagaagggaaaaagaagggagaaaagaagcaaggaaggaaagaagggggaggaagggaagaagggaaaaaagaaggaaggaagggaggaaagaagtaaggaaggaaggaaggaaggaaggaaagaagggaaaaaagaaggaaggaaggaaggaaggaaggaaggaaggaaggaaggaaagaaagg includes the following:
- the b3gnt9 gene encoding UDP-GlcNAc:betaGal beta-1,3-N-acetylglucosaminyltransferase 9 translates to MLRKVAMVRRILHVKGDVMCTLVLLVLFCLLLYTHQVVLSPGWSRPVWKLEIHGSTSASRTLLGASGAKGSPGPPGFPSKTQLPPCKPQHKPKSLKTKSKLQTKPKSRRKKVLPTQTARNPLPTMPLFDFEGYLREKDKRNFQLLIDQPEKCLAAGEPGSDSPYMLIAVKSTAADFDKRQVVRRTWGKEGNVQHGVSIRTVFLLGVPRNRTALPLWDRLLAYESRSFRDILLWDFEDTFFNLTLKETHFLEWVNTSCPHVKFIFKGDADVYVNVENILEMLQDQAPEEDLFIGDIIVHAKPIRRRSSKYYVPEFVYGVGLYPNYAGGGGFVMSGHTARKLGSACQQVELYPIDDVFLGMCLQLIGVKPSRHQGFRTFGIPRPSSAPHLQTFDPCFYRELMVVHSLSVPQIWLMWNLLHDPELSCHNRSNGAARPFRWREEEEAAEETVEEDYGPKQVFVTH